TTTATTGCAGAATGTTTTCTGTTTCTGATAAGATGAAAACCTTAACGCAAATTATCAAAGAATTATCTgataaaagttaaagaaatCAGTTATGCAATATTGAGAAACATCTATGGTACTAATAAAATAGACCAATGCCATGGTTTCAGGAAAGATCTGGTTGTTATATTTACGCGGTCGAATGAGCGTTCCGGTGGTGGCCCGTTGGCCATGTGTCAGGCGTTTCCGTGCTGCAATGGGGAAAGAGTCAGGTTCAGTTTAACAGCCTTGAACACGAAGTGCAGTGAAAATGCTGATCTCCGGGAAACACCGAGAGGATTCTAGCGATCGGGAACAGATGCGATCCTGTGGCACAGAGAGGCATATGAAGAGCTAGTACAATGCCTAGATAACAAGAGTTGATAAAGAGGTACGTGAAACGTGATGGTAGAAAAGCACTGGAGATTCTTCGTGAACACTACGCCGGAAAAGACAAACCACACGTGGTGAGTTTGTATTGTGAACTTTCCTCACTCATAAGGCTAGCAATGAAACAGTCACTGACTACATTATTTGAGTAGAGACTATATACGTCATTGTGAAGATCAGACGAGCAAATAAGTGATGGACTAGATAGCCATGGTAGTAAAGGGGCTACCTGATTCTTACAAGCCATTTGTCGTGCACATCACCCAGACCAATGACATTGTTACGTTCTGTGAATTCTTACAAGCCATTTGTCGTGCACATCACCCAGACCAATGACATTGTTACGTTCTGCGAATTTAAACAAAACTGCGAAGTTACGAGAGTACCGAAAAATACGTGAAAAGTGGCGTGAATGTTGAAGAAGACAACGTGATGAAAACTAGCGGGACAACAAAGTCACGTGAAAGAGGGAGAGTAAAGAAAATGGATATGACTGATGTCGAGTGTTACACCTGCGGTAAAAAGGGACACGTGGCCAGGACATTCCAGGCGAGAAGAGATGACTGAAAATGGGACACACCACAGCGTGGAAAGGGACGCAGTTGAGGACGAGGCCGTAACCACATGAAGAAAGCAGATGGAGAGACAGAGGCAGAGCCTACATCTTTCTGTTTCTTCAAGATGAGTGACTGTCCTATTCAAAGTGGAAACAAGAAGATTTTCATGGTCGACTGCGGCGCCACAACTCACATGATCAACGACGCCACAAAGTTCAAAACAGTTGACGAAAGCTTCAGGCCCGAGAATCACATGATCAGGCTTGCCGACGGAACCAAGGTGAGCAGGATGGCTAAGATGACGGGAGACGTGTGTGATTGTCATGACATACAAACATGGCATAGGATACTTGTTCATTGTAACTTTGATAATGTTGCTAAATTAGAAAAGGTAGTTTAAGGGATGACGATAAAAGGGAAACATGATTAGTCCAATCAAAAGTGTGAAATATGCACACAGGGCAAATTTACACAAAGTCgaaacagacaggcagatacTAAAGCTACAACCGTACTAGAGCTAGTACACACAGACCTATGCGGCCCTATAGAGCCAGCAGATAAAGATGGATACAGGTATGCGATAGCATTTACCGATGACTACAGTGGGATGATTTTTCCATACTTTATCAAAGCAAAGAGTGACACGACAAAAGCTACAGAAATATTCATAGCAGAAGTAGCTCCATATGGAAAGATAAAGTGTATAAGATCTGATAACGGTACAGAATTTCCCGGGCAGGAATTTCAGTCCTTAATTAGGAGTAACGGGATAAGGAATGAGACCAGTGCACCCTACTCACCTCATCAAAATGGAACTGCAAAAAGAGGTTGGAGGACCTTATTTGAGATGTCACGATGCATGCTATTGGAGAGTAACCTCCCAAAGCAATTATGGACATAATACTGTACAGACAGCAGCTCAAATCCGCAACAGGTGACAGAAAAACACCTAACCTATCTAACATGAAGATATTCGGCTCTGAATGCTACATATATAAGCAGGATAAGAAGAAGCTGGATTCTAGATGTGAAAAGGGGATTTTTTATATGATAAATATAGTCCAGCATATAATGTATATTATTATCGAGACAGGAAATATCCTAAAACATAGGCTGGTAAAATTAATCTCCAAAGGCAGCGCATATAGCCAGACTCGGACAGATTGCAATATGGGAGACGACATTGAGAGTTATGGAGATGCATCACCAAAGATAGTCAAACAAGGTCATGGACAGCCTAAGGAGAGTAAAGAGTCCAGTACTGAGGATGGTCCAACCCAGACAGATAGTATTCAGAGTGAACAGGAAGAAAGAAGGTATCCTACAAGACAGAGAAATGCTCCAAAATACCTACCTTAATGAATACCGGTGTAAAGCTAAGTGtaacaatgaaaatgaaaatgtagATTATTTCTACAGAGATGCTTATGATGTACCTAAACATTTAGAGATGCCATGGACTCTAAGAAGTCAAAATTGTGGTCTGATGCGATGAAAGAGGAGATGAACTCTTTGACAGAAAATGAGACTTTCACTCTGACGCCGCTGCCAAGAGGCAAACAAACAGTGGGAGGTCGTTGGGTATATGCATTGAAAGACTTGTAATGCCAGATATGTTGCAAAGGGTTATGGTCAATTGGAAGGAATTGACTATAAAGATACTTTTTTACCGATAGCCAACATGACCTCTGTCCGAGCATTAATGCAGGTGGCTGTACAGAAGAATCTTACAGTTTGGACAgcccttacatttattttagtcttggactagtctaatccctgtccgggaaaccgccccttagtgtGTAAACTCAATAAGTCATTATATGGTTTAAAACTGCTGCAGAAATGTATAACGTTACAAAttcctttatttaaccaggtaAAACTGATTGGCTGTGTATGTCAGAGGAAGCCCACAGAAGGTGGCGTACCCCTCTTCACTGTGAGGAACTCATTTGCATAGCATAAAGTACAGAGTTTAACTTTGTCTTTAGAATTTTATCTATGCACTTACCAAACCCTTTCTGAAATACCATTGGCATTATCCTAAATGTAAAAAGTATAAACATGATAGCAAAATGTTACCATATCAAACATGCATTCATTCATTTGTTAATAACTGTGATTATTTGAACAGTTTCATAACATAAACATGTAATTCAGAATGCTAGCAAGTATAAAGTCAATGGGTGATGGTTTTAAGTCCACTTTGGACGATCGGCCTGCCTTAATGAGATGGTGAAGGGGTGTTTGAAAGGATAATAAGCATAAATGGTGTGGGCCAATCAAAATGTCCTCTTCTTCTCCGATTTGGCACGGAGGTCAGCCATAAAAGATGTTGGTCAGTTGTTTTATCTGACCGAACTGGACACCTGTTTATGTTAACTCACTAAAATCCAGTCCAAATGTAGAAGTTGGGAGGTGTCTGGAATGCTTTGTTTTTCTGCCATTCCTacaatttttaataattgtcctctttagtacgttttttgttgttgaacaGTGCATTCAGAACTGTGCAAAAACTGTATAATTATTTATGTAATGAAAATCATTCCACCAGTAtcttaattgtttttattttttaaggatAATTCACTCAGCCGGACCAATCATAACAGAACCTGACAAGTCTGAGAGTCCACAATGGGTCTTTAATTACAACATAGATCCTGGATTCAGGTAAATGGTGGGATTTTTAAGTGATGCAGTGATTATCACATGGGCCGTATGCTACAGAAACATTTAGTTTTTTACATTGTCTTATCTAATTggtgtaattattttttatttacagccCTAAGTCTGAAGTCCTGAACACATTCAAATCAAATCTGAGAAAAAAGTATCAGTGTTTATGTGAGGGAATATCAAAGCAGGGAAACCCAACACCACTGAATGAGATCTACACAGAGCTCTACATCACAGAGAGTGAAAGTGGAGAGATCAGTAATGAACATGAGgtgagacagattgagacacaatccagaagaacaacaacagaggagacaccaatcaaatgtaatgacatctttaaacctttacctgaacaacacaaacacatcagaagtgtgctgacaaagggagtcgctggcattggaaaaacagtctctgtacagaagttcattctggactgggctgaagagaaagagaatcaggacgtccacctcatatttccacttcctttcagagagatcaatttgatgaaggacaaaacactcagtcttttagatcttcttcatcttttcttcccagagacaaaagaaatggaaatcttcagtgataaatataaagtgttgttcatctttgatggtttggatgagtgtcgtctgtctctggattttcacagcagtgtgaggttgtgtgatgtaaatgaatcaacctcagtggacgtgatgctgacaaaactcatcaaggggaatctgtgtccctctgctctcatctggatcacctccagaccagcagcagctgatctcatcccctctgagtgtgttgatcgagtcacagaggtacgaggcttcagtgatccacagaaggaggaatacttcaggaagagaatctgtgatgagagtctgtctgatcaaatcatctcacacctgaagtcatccaggagtctctacatcatgtgtcacatcccagtcttctgctggatttcagtcactgttctagagagaatattgagtgaagcagagagaagagagatccccaagactctcactcaaatgtacacacacttcctgATCATTCAGACAAACATCACACATCAGAAGGACTATGAGAAAAAAGTGACAGATGAAGACTTGATCTTTAAACTGGGTAAACTGGCTTATGAGCAGCTTGTAAAAGGCAATCTGATCTTCTATGATGAAGACTTGAGAGATTGTGGCATTGATGTAGCAGAAGCATCAGTGTACTCAGGATTGTGtactcagatcttcagagaggagtttggttTGTGTCAGAGGAAAGTTTACAGTTTTGTTCATCTCACCATTCAAGAACATATTGCTGCTCTGTATGTGCACCTCTCTTTTATAAACTACAGCATAAATGTGTTTGATGAAATTAGCAAATCCCGTTGGGTGATGAGAGACCAGTTCGCATTATCTTACCTGCATCAGAGAGCTGTCGATGCAGCTTTAGAGAGTAAAAATGGACATCTGGATCTTTTTCTCCGTTTTCTTTTGGGTCTCTCAGTGGAGTCCAATCAGAATCTCTTACATCATCTACAAACAGGAAGCCTCTCTTTCAAAAAAGAGGAAACAGTTATATTTATCCAGATGAGGATCTGGTCTGATCCTTCTCCAGAGAAATCCATCAATCTCTTTCACTGTCTGAATGAACTGGGAGATCATTCACTCACAGAGAAAATTCAAGAATATCTTAAATCTGGTGAAATAATAAAAGTGAACCTCTCCCCATCGCAATGGTCAGCATTAATTTTTGTGCTGCTGACCTCAGAACAGAACATGAAGGTGTTTAATCTGAAGGAATGTATTACACCACAGCCTACAGCTCAGCCATTCCTTCCAAATAATCCGTCTGCAGGAATCAGATCAGATCAGTAAGTAACACTGACATACAATCACTATACTCTTAAAACATTATAAAGAAAAATCATAATATTCTAAAAtattttcacaatacttaaaaTTTTTTCAGAGaagtaaatgatgtttatgcgtggttagtaaaaattaaaaaatacatttgctgaaataaggccaaggAAGGAACACATACAACAATTTTTTCCACCAACAAAAAATTACTGGATCTTGTAGAGTTGGCAATTTGGGGTAAATGGGGTAatataaaatttatatttttcgaaaattacagtgttttttgaccttgcatgcatttaaacctgttgttggGGACACCTTAACAATATTAGGAAGCTTAGAAGTTTCATCTGAGTGGCACTTCGAAGtcaaaaatctttatttatacctgtgtcattaacagaatgcagcagacacactcaccttaacatttgttttataatttcctgcccgattaaaacataaacattgcaaataacaccagaagtAACAATTAATTTACTTGCATATCCTAAAAATTAATCTTGTGTGACTGATACAGTAGCGCCTCGCTGCAGAGCACGACATCCAGGGGGCTGGGTTGGATCCAGATCCAGAGATCCCATTGGTCGGCAGTTTTACCACAAGACATGTCATACACGTGTTGCTGCCTTACCATTTCCGCATTAAGTCGTAACTAAATTTATTCTTTTgacataaaaacaaactttacttatgactacaataaaagtagtgcctttagggtgaaatgtaagttttttgCTATAATGTTTTGGAGTAAAACATTTCGGTATAAGCCTACTACGAGTAATCTTACCACATGCAGTTTAAGAcatatgaatgaatacagtataaaaatgcataattattaaaataaataggctatggcatgttatttagaaatgaatgaattgaatgtttatcttgtatggactttgaacttgttttaacgCATCTTTGCTTACAGCCATTTGGAAACAGGTTTCCTTCGTagatggtttactttaaaaaaaaaaaaaaaaaaaaaatatatatatatatatatatatatatatatatatatattactctTATAGgaatagctgtgtaataagtgggataatgtacaaaaaaatccCTTCAGTGATATCACACTGTCGGGAACGTGTTACACCTAACTGTGATACTTTCTAAATTATGAATCTTTCTCGactatattattaatcaaacgtACACTTAAATTGATAAGAGCAAACGTTGACGACCACAGGTTGCAACTAATTGCGGGCTGCAACAACGCAAATATACTGGTTCATTTGGTGGAACAAACTATATATAGTGGAGGAGTTGGAGCTAGATCCAACCCCGCCCCGTGGGTGTTGTGTTCTGCAGTGAGAACCATCTCAACTGATACGCTGTAAGGCAAAATAGTAGAATCACGCACATCCAAATTAAATACGGGTGCAGGATCCAATAAATTATGTCACAGGCCGACTCATAGCCTGTGGCAGATAATGAGGGGACACAACTACAGGTATAGGCCACAAGGTATTTtctttattataaacaaaacttATAAACTTAACACAAAAGAATGAAATGTGAAAATGTCATAATATAGGATGTATGTAAAGTGCATGGATGCATGAGTCTGTATGTGTAAACATGACTGAGTGAAAACTAAGTAAAAACTACAaaagaacaaacaaacaggATCATACCTGGAggagcagagagagagaaaaaaatggttAGTGTGGCAGCGGCCTTTGGAAAGAAGCTCCAGAAAAAGAGGACCTACTATTCCTAGgaataaaattattttgatgGTACATAGCACTATTTGACTCAAAATAGCTTTTATGTGTTAACCTGTACTCATCTGCAAGAACTGCTGCATCACTTGGAGACTTAACTTTACGTTCATTAATATATGTAGCAACCTGGTCCGACACAGAATCGTTAAATACACTGAGCCCAGGTGGCTCCAATTACCAACAACCCTCTGCTGCCTGCAGTAAGAACCACGCCTGCAAGACAGGGGAGGAGCCGTGACACCCCCCTCCTTAAAATGAGGGTCCCACCCTCAgcccaaaaaaacaaaaaaaaacaaacaagtccCGGCTCCTAGTGGTTTCCCTGTGTCCCCCAACTGAGTGTCCACTCCTCCAACTCAGCAGCCCTGGCACCTAGGGAGCAATTCAAGAGAAAGGAAAAGACAGCAAGCAGGGGTCAACAGAGGGAAGAGATACAAACTAGGTTAAAGGAGCTCGAGACAAGGCATCTGCAATGATATTATCCTTACCACTAATGTGTCTAATATCAAGGTTAAATGGTTGTAAGAACAAAGCCCACCGCATCAAGCGCTGGTTGGGATTTTGCAGGGACTTCAGAAAAATGAGTGGGTTATGATCAGTAAACACCGTTAAAGGAGTCAAACCTGAACCAACATAGACTTCAAAGTGCTGTAGAGCCCAAATGAGTCCTAACGCCTCCTTTTCAATTACAGAGTAGTTTTTCTGGTACTTATTAAATTTCCTGGAAAAGAAACTAACTGGACACTCAACATTGTCCTCATTTTCCTGGAAAAGCACAGCCCCAGCACCTATTTGACTGGCGTCTACCTGCAATTTGAAAGGTTTCCCAAAATGTGGTGCTGCCAACACGGGTGCCGAACACAAAAGAACCTTAACTGCATCAAATGCCTCTTGACACTGGGTGGACCAGATAAATGCAGCCTTGGCCTTTAATAGATTGGTCAATGGGGCCACTACTACAGAAAAATTCTTACAAAAAGCACGGTAGTACCCCACCATTCCCAGGAAGCGCATCAATTCTTTCTTTGAAGAAGGCTGTGGAAACTGCTTCACAGCCTGAACCTTGGCTTCCACAGGACAAACAAAACCCTGGCCAACAACCTTGCCTAGGTATGTAACAGTAGCTTTGGCAAACTCACACTTTGCCAAATTAACAGTTAACCTGGCCCACACCAGTCTTTCAAACAGGGCTTGAACTCTCTGGACATGGTCCTCCCAGGAGTCTGAGTAGACGACCACATTATCCAGATACACAGCACACCCTTTCAGACCTGAGACCACCTGATTCATCAGCCTCTGGAAAGTGGCTGGAGCATTTCGTAAGCCGAAAGGCATCACTGTGTAAGAGAACAATCCAGATGGAGTGATAAAGGCAGCAATCTCACGAGCCATTTTGGTAAGGGGTATTTGCCAATATCCCTTTAAAAGATCAAATTTGCTAACATACTTTGCTGCCCCAACTTGATCAATACAGTCCTCCATCCTTGGAAGAGGGTAAAGGTCTGCCTTAGTGACATTATTTACCTTTCTATAATCAGTGCAGGGTCTAAAAGTGGAATCAGACTTTTTGACCAGAATACAGGGTGAAGCCCAATTTGAAGAACATGGCTCAGCAATACCATTGTCCAACATATACCGCACCTCGGTTTCCAATTGCTGTCTCTTCTCCTCAGATACTCGATAGAATCTCTGTTTGATAGGCttagcatctccaatgtctATGTCATGCTCAATTAAATGGGTTTGAGATGGAGTGTCAGAAAACAAAACGAggtagcttctaataagagataACAATTCCTCACGTTTCTCAGAGTCTAAATGGTCTATCAAAACATCAAGGTTTTGCAaagtctgggagtttttcaacCGACCCTGTAGGACCTCATCCGAAACCCTAACTACCTCTTCTTCTCCACCCTCCACAAAGTTAATGCCATAAGATGCAGTGACTGAAGCAGCAGTCAACGCTGACCTCACTGCTAGAGTACCTTCCACTTTGCTCAAATCACGGGaataataacattttaacaagTTCACATGGCACAATTTAGAGGACTTcctatgaccaggggtttcaaTAAGATAGTTCAAATCTGAAACTTTGCGCAACACTGTAAAAGGACCATAGTACTTTGCCTGAAAAGGTGAACTTACCAGAGGCAAAAGAGCAAGTACACGATCACCAGGACTAAACTCACGCAGCTCAGCCTGTCTGTCATATTTCTGTTTCATTTTCTTCTGAGCACATTCTAGTTTTTCTTTCGCCAGTTCACCAGCCTTATACAACTTCATCCGAAAACCATTTACATAGTCAATAAGGCTCCGAGGTGGTTCCTCAGGCAAACCACCATCCTGTAGTACCGCTAACGGCCCACGAACCTTGTGACCAAACACCAAGTCATTAGGGCTAAACCCTGTGCTTTCCTGCACCACCTCACGAGCAGCCAGTAACAGCCAGGGTAACCCCTCCTCCCAATCTGCAGACAATTCTGTACAGTATGCATGAAGCAAGGACTTTAACGTTTGATGAAAACGTTCCAAAGCTCCCTGGCTCTGGGCATGGAATGCAGTAGACTTGTTGTGTTTAACCTTAAGCTGTTTGAGAACCTGAGCAAATAAATGAGATGTAAAGTTAGACCCTCGATCTGACTGAATGATTTTTGGAATCCCAAATGTTGAAATAAATTGAGTTATTGCTTTAACTACTGATTTTGAAGTTATGTTACGCAGGGGAAAAGCTGCTGGATATCTAGTTGCTTGACACATAACAGTTAACAAGTAGCTATGGCCTAACTTGGACCGTGGTAAATTCCCAACACAATCAATAAGAAGATGCTCAAAAGGTTGCCCTATGGCTGGTATTGGATATAAAGGTGCTGGCTTTACAACCTGGTTTGGCTTGCTTGTGCACTGACACGTATGACAAGTTCTAATAAACTGAGCTACATCCCGCTTCAAACGTGGCCAAAAGAAGTAACGGAGTATGCGATCATAAGTTTTACAAACACCCATATGACCTGCCACATCACCATGTGACGTTTGCAACACTTTATTTCGTAGAGTAGTAGGAAAAACTGAAAAACTGGTTCTCCTAGACCCTGATTACAGTATGAAACCCATTTTCTGACCAACAGCCCATCCAAAAGAAAATAACACTGAGCACTATTCCTCACCATTAAATCAGGAACCACTTTATCAAACAGGTCAGTCAAAGTAATATCTGCCTTTTGCTCAGCTACCAATGAATCTCTAGAACTAATCAATTGTTCTATCTGGAGTTTAACTGGCAACTCAAGACTTTCTGGCTTACTCTCAACCTCCTTACGAGAGGCAGAGCGGGTAACAACACAAACTGGAAATACCTCAGGAGACGCACTGCTGCAATCAGGAGCTACACTTGCACAGGACACTGAAGGTTGCTTCTTGAAGATGTTTGGTTTACCAACTGCCCACACCTTACTACCTGCCAAATCATTCCCCAAAATCATATGGATGCCCTCTACTGGCAGCTGGGGTCTAACCCCCACAATTATATTACCCTCTATCAGACCACATTTTAGGGTTATTTTATGTAAAGGAGAAGAGAATGGAGTTAAACCCATGCCACATACCATTACACAACTGCCAGTGTCAGATTCCTTAGAGAATGGCAAAACAGATTCTAAAATAAAAGAATCTAAAGCCCCCGTGTCTCTTAAGATTTTAATTGGAACATCTTGGCTGCCATCTACCAGGGACACTACACCATCTGAAATAAAGGCAGAAAAATCACCATGAGAAGACCGAGAACCAAACTGAACTAGTGGCTGAAAAAGCTCACATTGGTAGTCAGAAGCTGTAACGGGAGCTGCAATCACTGCAGGTTTAATTTGACCTGACTGCTTTGATTTAAGTAGAGGACAATCTTTCTTCCAGTGTCCTTCAACTAAACAGTAGCGACAAATATCATCAACTGAAGGTTTATATCCCCCAGAACCAACCTTCTGCT
This sequence is a window from Misgurnus anguillicaudatus chromosome 24, ASM2758022v2, whole genome shotgun sequence. Protein-coding genes within it:
- the LOC141361706 gene encoding protein NLRC3-like produces the protein MGDDIESYGDASPKIVKQGHGQPKESKESSTEDGPTQTDSIQSEQEERRIIHSAGPIITEPDKSESPQWVFNYNIDPGFSPKSEVLNTFKSNLRKKYQCLCEGISKQGNPTPLNEIYTELYITESESGEISNEHEVRQIETQSRRTTTEETPIKCNDIFKPLPEQHKHIRSVLTKGVAGIGKTVSVQKFILDWAEEKENQDVHLIFPLPFREINLMKDKTLSLLDLLHLFFPETKEMEIFSDKYKVLFIFDGLDECRLSLDFHSSVRLCDVNESTSVDVMLTKLIKGNLCPSALIWITSRPAAADLIPSECVDRVTEVRGFSDPQKEEYFRKRICDESLSDQIISHLKSSRSLYIMCHIPVFCWISVTVLERILSEAERREIPKTLTQMYTHFLIIQTNITHQKDYEKKVTDEDLIFKLGKLAYEQLVKGNLIFYDEDLRDCGIDVAEASVYSGLCTQIFREEFGLCQRKVYSFVHLTIQEHIAALYVHLSFINYSINVFDEISKSRWVMRDQFALSYLHQRAVDAALESKNGHLDLFLRFLLGLSVESNQNLLHHLQTGSLSFKKEETVIFIQMRIWSDPSPEKSINLFHCLNELGDHSLTEKIQEYLKSGEIIKVNLSPSQWSALIFVLLTSEQNMKVFNLKECITPQPTAQPFLPNNPSAGIRSDQVTEMDEFEQITPDEVLQKLLLVVKECRSAELTDCNITAEGCVALSSALRSNPSHLRELNLSDNNIGDSGVKLISDVLENPYCNLEKLKLSDCNFTVEGCVALTSALRSNPSHMKELNLSYNNLGDSGVKLISDVLKNPQCKLEILELERCNITDEGCFALTSALRSNPSHLRLLNMTNNNNLGDSGVKLISDVLKNSDCKLNILELSDCNITAEGCAALTSDLRSNPSHLTHLNLTKNQLRDSGVKLISAVLENPDCKLEILELRLCNITDEGCVALSSALSSNPSHLRHLNLSNNNLGNGGMELIFDVLVKCLFNLEILRLSGCNIRDEGCVALTSDFPSHLIGWCLAMNSLSHVGVNFNFQLRELDLSYNNLGDSGLNLISDALKTFFCKLEILKF